From the genome of Tachysurus vachellii isolate PV-2020 chromosome 2, HZAU_Pvac_v1, whole genome shotgun sequence, one region includes:
- the xpa gene encoding DNA repair protein complementing XP-A cells, protein MECVKSSLSSAGSETEGKSQSETLTPFMLAKIERNRQRALMLRQARLTTRLSAGEGATATKIAKTIDSGAGFFIEEDEEEDKQQATRVVHKPAPVMEPDYLVCDECTKPFMESYLSNSFDLSVCDKCRDSELKHKLISRTEAKQLFLLKDCDLDQREPPLRFILRKNPHNPRWGDMKLYLKSQVVARSLEVWGSEEALEEAQESREENREVQKQKRFNKKVKELRRAVRSSVFRKDTGVHQHEYGEEELLDEDEDQYRKVCKTCGHQLTYEKM, encoded by the exons ATGGAGTGTGTGAAGTCGAGTTTGTCGTCTGCTGGGAGTGAAACAGAAGGTAAATCTCAGAGTGAGACATTAACTCCGTTCATGTTGGCTAAGATCGAGAGGAACAGACAGAGGGCACTGATGCTGAGACAAGCCAGACTCACCACCCGCCTGTCTGCTggggaag gtgccACGGCAACCAAAATAGCTAAAACCATCGATTCTGGTGCTGGCTTCTTCATcgaggaggacgaggaggaggacAAGCAGCAGGCAACCAGAGTGGTGCACAAACCTG CCCCAGTGATGGAGCCAGATTATCTGGTGTGTGACGAGTGCACAAAGCCGTTCATGGAGTCGTACCTAAGCAACAGTTTTGATCTCTCAGTGTGTGACAAGTGCAG agacAGCGAGCTGAAACACAAGCTGATTTCTCGAACAGAGGCGAAGCAGCTCTTTCTGTTGAAAGACTGTGATCTGGATCAGCGTGAGCCGCCGCTGCGCTTCATCCTGAGGAAAAACCCCCACAATCCTCGCTGGGGAGACATGAAGCTCTACCTGAAATCTCAG gtTGTGGCTCGGTCTCTGGAGGTTTGGGGCAGTGAGGAAGCTCTGGAGGAAGCACAAGAGTCTCGAGAGGAGAACAGAGAGGTGCAGAAACAGAAACGCTTCAACAAGAAAGtcaaag agTTGAGGCGTGCGGTGAGGAGCAGTGTGTTCAGGAAGGACACCGGAGTCCACCAGCATGAATATGGTGAGGAAGAGCTgctggatgaggatgaggatcagTACAGGAAAGTGTGTAAGACCTGCGGACATCAGCTCACTTATGAGAAGATGTAG
- the saraf gene encoding store-operated calcium entry-associated regulatory factor, translated as MALAALFLINMLMSPIIYCWNDGAVLLRDVQALTLYRGRYTTARRSSPVPQLQCVGGSAGCSAFVPEVVQCQNKGWDGVDVQWECKTDMDNWYRFGKVEVSCEGYNSPDDPYILRGSCGLEYTMELTAEGRQKQGSSRFSDFSSGFFQRKEQHGSSQHSLSGFSGEGLGSLVVIAFFLLLAFAVYKMFLCDSSRGSHGDRYQGNPGFDGAGYSKTGPPPPGFRSEYTDPPPAYSFTDSSSSPHAAGYGGLGSGIGGLGGRNGGGGGFWTGMGTGGLLGYLFGSQRRGPPVSPYGSPFYNTNNHSSSTSTSSSSGTRTASGFGGTKRR; from the exons ATGGCGCTCGCTGCGCTTTTCCTGATCAACATGTTAATGTCTCCGATCATCTACTGCTGGAATGACG gagcCGTGTTGCTCCGTGATGTCCAGGCCCTGACTCTGTACCGGGGCCGTTACACCACGGCTCGCCGCTCCAGCCCTGTTCCTCAGCTGCAGTGTGTAGGAGGATCCGCCGGCTGCTCCGCCTTCGTCCCTGAAGTGGTCCAGTGTCAGAATAAAGGCTGGGACGGCGTGGATGTCCAG TGGGAGTGCAAGACTGATATGGATAATTGGTACCGTtttggaaaggtggaggtctccTGTGAAGGCTACAACAGCCCCGATGACCCGTATATACTGAGGGGCTCGTGTGGTCTTGAGTATACAATGGAGCTCACAGCCGAAGGCCGTCAGAAACAAGGATCATCTCGATTCTCGGACTTTTCATCTGGATTCTTCCAGAGAAAGGAGCAGCATGGAAGCAGCCAGCATTCCCTGAGTGGATTCTCAGGCGAGGGTTTAGGCAGCCTTGTGGTCATTGCATTCTTCCTGCTGCTCGCCTTCGCCGTGTATAAGATGTTCCTGTGTGACTCTAGTCGTGGTTCCCATGGAGATCGGTACCAAGGAAACCCAGGGTTTGATGGGGCAGGCTACAGTAAGACGGGTCCGCCTCCTCCTGGGTTTAGGTCTGAATATACAG ATCCTCCTCCTGCATACAGCTTTACAGATTCATCCAGCTCACCTCACGCTGCCGGCTATGGTGGGTTGGGGTCTGGAATTGGTGGACTAGGGGGCAGAAACGGAGGTGGAGGAGGATTCTGGACTGGAATGGGAACAGGAGGGCTGCTGGGATACCTGTTCGGCTCTCAGAG GCGTGGTCCTCCTGTGAGTCCTTATGGTTCACCATTttacaacaccaacaaccacagcagcagcaccagcaccagctccAGTTCAGGGACTCGCACTGCTTCAG GTTTCGGTGGAACAAAGAGAAGATAA
- the LOC132842012 gene encoding uncharacterized protein C4orf54-like → METLHTAIMVTGVPKKEHCTTETNYVDLGSTNTVKVSFTSEGNQRAVFKHKGNYVENEESCTDHRKAGKDVSYDILDKDLKIESFLEKEETAVMSHEPEETDYTDMYLNSRCESESESEDGDPDEREHDMPVAEEIESHYITTHEIQLTELDHDMDHELGRAASSCWDYEDDNLVYSFVDYASFKSGDQPSGERGQRRAASSRPPKLAATKALISTESECASSDDGVRNIHVSIKASSKSVSESVRPSLDENELLRSYHETHAKIEVPYESHTHCFIPAPGRQHLASKLMKGKDVTEYSSGASSSVSELDDADKEVRTLTAKSFRSLACPYFDTIDLRPSSESSVSEHSLSMNKWSSFIDFNYRNYVMQGGVTGERKNSTCSVEMRKCTESATVNVNNMTESRSHETNTQSSKYKASCDTERRVKCTQNRSNSCEPSTSQTCDQTDVSVDGVHKKAVFASSLLQNVISKKMRFEQERKLECGEVSSAHRDSTSCQVLQRQASESGSLQSVVSVEEVVESSNAAFNKGEEEEREEPCKTSRTPSTENMNEPLKASLLEENNICAEKSETIFPKGYTERDVTNTTASVEAAKENKKACAEVTNSKTTKMSHLYVPGSHFHSKEREAVEPYTPITQTADLIQSDSKTANTVDASNGSKAQEITIRLQSIKENKNNLQRPFNIASLLTPNLTKHSSDTKSEKIPHFTVRDVRDSRCKLQTPIHQVRDVRKLVKSSYRFVSMESGENKTTSQEESDGVKKDPDKNDKKEKTPMVIKCHSVNTNSNRQNDLESERSPMQTISEQQELQIKSSRFKESSDKRVECKMPNQVALEKLKAAVKTMEQLYVFDRNEWRRKTEAPRPVKDSHVLSLITREEQGVDSERLVRAEPPKNSTPAAGTNFTRTITHHLQQDAQCSNACNNISRSTKSPFSLKFCPSKCTMEKRVEDEAGVTVTSPVMDSVTKHPPAPVSDSENYLTIPIKPCPLDTKPHCSEQILDPAVQPQLQPCPPLQRSPVVTESWSPGSPTLTFCQPAQILCVTPPTDPLISNMQRKLLLDPITGQCYLVDTPISLQPVTQRLYCPESAQYLDVPLALSPAAYLISPPSFVQPHSTPVSSQDESASNRTSMEVGGAKPVISITSQQGPRIVAPPSFDGTTMSFVVEHR, encoded by the coding sequence aTGGAGACCCTCCACACAGCCATCATGGTTACCGGGGTGCCCAAGAAAGAACACTGTACCACCGAGACCAACTATGTAGATCTTGGGAGCACCAACACAGTGAAAGTCTCGTTCACCAGTGAAGGAAACCAGCGAGCTGTATTCAAGCATAAAGGGAACTATGTGGAAAATGAAGAAAGTTGTACAGATCACAGGAAGGCTGGAAAGGACGTTTCCTACGACATCTTAGATAAGGATTTAAAAATTGAAAGTTTCCTTGAGAAGGAAGAGACAGCTGTGATGAGCCATGAACCAGAGGAAACGGATTATACAGACATGTATCTGAACAGCAGGTGTGAGTCTGAATCAGAGTCAGAAGACGGAGATCCCGACGAAAGAGAACACGACATGCCGGTGGCCGAGGAGATAGAATCACACTACATCACGACACATGAGATTCAGCTCACAGAACTGGACCACGACATGGACCACGAGCTCGGCCGTGCTGCCAGCTCCTGCTGGGATTACGAAGACGACAACCTTGTGTACTCGTTCGTGGACTATGCGTCTTTCAAGAGCGGTGACCAGCCGAGCGGGGAGAGGGGTCAGCGTAGAGCAGCAAGCAGTCGTCCACCCAAACTGGCTGCCACCAAAGCTCTGATCAGCACCGAGAGCGAATGTGCGAGCTCAGACGATGGCGTGCGGAACATTCACGTCTCTATAAAAGCCTCGTCCAAGTCAGTAAGCGAGTCTGTGCGGCCGTCTCTGGATGAGAATGAACTTCTGCGCAGTTACCATGAAACACATGCTAAGATAGAGGTTCCTTATgaaagtcacacacactgtttcattCCTGCACCTGGACGCCAGCACCTGGCCAGCAAACTGATGAAAGGCAAAGACGTCACAGAGTACTCCAGTGGTGCATCCAGCTCCGTGAGCGAGCTGGACGATGCCGATAAAGAAGTCCGAACTCTAACGGCCAAATCTTTCCGCAGCCTTGCATGTCCCTACTTCGACACCATCGATCTCAGACCCTCGAGCGAGTCCTCAGTTTCAGAGCACAGCCTGAGCATGAACAAATGGTCCTCTTTCATTGATTTCAACTACAGGAATTACGTCATGCAGGGTGGCGTCACAGGCGAGCGCAAAAATTCCACATGTTCTGTGGAAATGAGGAAGTGCACAGAAAGTGCAACCGTTAACGTGAACAACATGACTGAAAGTAGAAGCCATGAGACAAACACTCAGTCATCAAAATATAAAGCGAGCTGTGAtacagagagaagagtgaaATGCACACAGAACAGATCAAACAGCTGCGAGCCATCAACAAGTCAAACCTGTGATCAGACAGACGTCTCTGTGGACGGAGTGCACAAGAAAGCCGTGTTCGCCTCCAGCCTCCTGCAGAACGTTATCTCTAAGAAGATGCGATTCGAGCAAGAACGCAAACTGGAGTGTGGTGAAGTGAGTTCagcacacagagacagcacaAGCTGCCAGGTTTTACAAAGACAAGCTTCAGAGTCAGGATCTCTGCAATCCGTTGTCTCCGTGGAAGAAGTCGTGGAAAGTTCAAATGCTGCTTTCAAcaaaggagaggaagaggagagggagGAGCCATGCAAAACATCACGTACACCTTCAACAGAGAACATGAACGAGCCATTAAAGGCCTCACTGCTGGAGGAGAACAACATATGTGCAGAGAAAAGCGAGACTATATTCCCCAAAGGTTACACTGAAAGAGACGTCACCAACACAACCGCTTCAGTAGAGGCggcaaaagaaaacaagaaagcgTGCGCTGAAGTGACGAAtagtaaaacaacaaaaatgtcacACTTGTATGTTCCTGGCTCGCATTTTCATTCAAAGGAAAGGGAAGCAGTGGAACCATACACACCAATAACACAAACAGCTGATCTCATCCAATCAGACAGTAAGACAGCAAACACGGTGGACGCTTCAAACGGCAGCAAAGCGCAGGAGATCACAATCCGCCTTCAAAGCAtcaaggaaaacaaaaacaaccttcAGCGTCCCTTTAACATCGCCAGCCTCCTGACACCAAACCTCACCAAGCACAGCAGTGACACCAAGAGCGAAAAAATCCCACACTTTACGGTGAGAGACGTCCGGGACAGCAGGTGCAAACTCCAAACGCCCATCCATCAGGTGAGAGACGTGCGAAAACTAGTCAAGAGTTCATACCGGTTCGTGTCTATGGAAAGCGGTGAGAATAAAACCACATCACAAGAAGAAAGCGATGGCGTGAAAAAAGATCCGGATAAAAACGACAAGAAAGAAAAGACCCCAATGGTGATCAAATGCCATTCAGTGAACACAAATTCAAACAGACAGAACGACCTGGAAAGCGAGAGGTCACCGATGCAGACCATCTCCGAGCAGCAGGAGCTTCAGATAAAGTCATCCAGATTTAAAGAAAGCAGCGATAAAAGGGTTGAGTGCAAAATGCCAAACCAGGTGGCACTTGAGAAACTAAAAGCAGCTGTAAAGACCATGGAACAGCTGTATGTTTTTGACCGGAACGAGTGGCGGCGTAAGACTGAGGCACCGCGGCCAGTGAAAGACAGCCATGTCCTCTCACTGATCACTAGGGAGGAGCAAGGAGTTGATAGCGAGAGGCTGGTGAGAGCAGAACCCCCAAAAAACTCAACTCCTGCTGCAGGCACAAACTTCACCAGAACAATCACTCATCATCTGCAACAGGATGCTCAGTGTTCCAATGCCTGTAACAACATCTCCAGATCCACCAAAAGCCCCTTTTCCCTCAAATTCTGCCCTTCAAAATGCACAATGGAGAAAAGAGTTGAGGATGAAGCCGGAGTCACAGTCACAAGCCCTGTGATGGATTCGGTAACTAAACATCCACCCGCACCTGTATCAGATTCAGAAAATTATCTAACCATCCCAATTAAGCCATGCCCCTTAGACACAAAACCACATTGCTCCGAACAAATCCTCGACCCCGCCGTACAGCCTCAGCTTCAGCCCTGCCCACCTCTTCAGCGCTCACCAGTCGTGACGGAGTCGTGGTCTCCTGGGAGCCCAACACTGACCTTCTGTCAGCCTGCACAGATCCTGTGTGTCACACCTCCTACAGACCCTCTCATATCCAACATGCAACGCAAGCTCCTACTGGATCCCATAACAGGGCAGTGCTACCTGGTGGACACGCCCATCTCCCTGCAGCCCGTCACTCAGAGACTCTACTGCCCTGAGAGTGCTCAGTACCTGGATGTACCATTGGCCCTGAGCCCAGCGGCGTATCTCATCTCTCCACCCTCCTTTGTACAGCCACATTCAACCCCTGTTTCCTCACAGGATGAGAGTGCAAGCAATAGAACAAGTAtggaagtgggcggggctaaaccAGTCATCAGTATTACATCACAACAAGGACCACGCATCGTGGCCCCGCCTTCTTTTGACGGCACAACTATGAGCTTCGTAGTGGAGCACAGATGA